In Trichocoleus desertorum NBK24, the following are encoded in one genomic region:
- a CDS encoding amidohydrolase — protein sequence MSFTIQNVLIPVNQNYETVDVQVSAGQITAIGSQLEVLGTVIEGQNKLLLPGFFNAHTHSSEMWQRGIIPPVPLELWIAELYEFSPLNPDQIYLSALGTAVETLLSGGTSVVDHLVLIPGQELETVAAAVRAYREIGIRAFVAPLIQDEALSSGVPSGGKAIEHDSYLRSTEATLALVEEIVQQFHRPESGINILVAPTGIQLCSDALFKGCIELSDRYNLCRHAHLLETKAQKLLAQEKYGCSAVEHLQQIGYLSDRTSLAHCVWLEDADIKILAETRSTVVHNPLSNLRLGSGIAPLLKYLQAGINVTFGCDGAASNDSQDLLEAIKIGSLLHNITDLDYQHWITPRQAVEMASLGGAKGLNVSDRLGSLTVGKQADLVMYDLTSLSLLPRTDPVGLLILGRPTNAVDSVWVQGDRIVSAGQVTTIDVNQLRQELFQQSEWITQRRSQSLQQVEARYRSVMGLSESSPGYS from the coding sequence GTGAGCTTTACAATTCAAAATGTTTTAATCCCGGTTAATCAAAATTATGAGACCGTTGATGTTCAAGTGAGTGCAGGACAAATCACTGCGATTGGTTCTCAGTTAGAAGTTTTGGGGACGGTAATAGAGGGTCAAAATAAACTGCTCTTACCAGGTTTTTTTAACGCTCATACCCACTCTTCGGAAATGTGGCAGCGCGGTATCATTCCGCCCGTTCCATTAGAGTTGTGGATTGCTGAACTTTACGAGTTTTCTCCACTCAACCCAGACCAAATTTATTTGAGTGCTCTAGGCACTGCCGTCGAAACCTTGCTCTCTGGCGGCACCAGTGTCGTTGACCACCTCGTTTTAATTCCAGGGCAAGAGTTGGAAACAGTAGCTGCGGCAGTCCGAGCCTATCGAGAAATTGGCATCCGAGCTTTTGTTGCGCCTCTAATTCAAGATGAAGCTCTTAGCTCTGGGGTGCCTTCTGGAGGAAAAGCCATTGAGCACGACTCCTACCTCCGCTCTACAGAAGCAACGTTGGCGTTGGTTGAGGAGATAGTGCAGCAGTTTCATCGACCGGAATCGGGGATCAATATTTTGGTTGCGCCAACCGGGATTCAACTCTGCTCGGATGCTTTGTTCAAGGGCTGCATTGAGCTAAGCGATCGCTACAATCTTTGTCGCCACGCTCACTTGCTAGAAACCAAAGCCCAAAAACTACTAGCTCAAGAAAAATATGGCTGTAGTGCTGTCGAACATCTACAACAGATTGGCTACCTCAGCGATCGCACTTCCTTAGCTCACTGTGTCTGGTTAGAGGATGCCGATATTAAAATTCTGGCAGAAACGCGATCGACCGTGGTTCATAACCCCTTGAGCAACCTGCGTTTAGGTAGCGGCATTGCGCCCTTACTTAAATATCTTCAGGCTGGGATCAATGTCACCTTTGGTTGCGACGGTGCAGCCAGTAACGATTCGCAAGATTTGCTCGAAGCAATCAAAATTGGTTCCCTCCTCCACAACATCACCGATCTGGACTATCAGCACTGGATTACCCCTCGCCAAGCGGTCGAAATGGCTTCCCTAGGCGGCGCAAAAGGGTTAAATGTCAGCGATCGCCTCGGTTCTTTGACTGTAGGCAAGCAAGCAGATTTAGTCATGTACGACCTCACTAGCTTGTCCTTGTTACCCCGCACTGATCCCGTCGGGTTGCTGATTCTAGGGCGACCTACAAATGCGGTAGATAGCGTCTGGGTGCAAGGCGATCGCATTGTGTCCGCAGGCCAAGTGACCACGATTGATGTGAACCAACTGCGGCAAGAGTTATTTCAACAGAGTGAATGGATTACCCAACGGCGATCGCAGAGTTTGCAACAAGTAGAAGCTCGTTATCGCTCAGTCATGGGACTTTCGGAGTCATCCCCAGGTTACTCCTGA
- a CDS encoding FHA domain-containing protein has protein sequence MINCPNCAHANPDGTTQCEACYTPLPETIACPNCQAAVSAGAEYCGQCGYAMQSANPANQPVPQTIVNPPAPVSVAEIQHNPVTPAMVPPPPIAVMPDATSAPPPFTPPATAAKTQLQQFMARLLHVQSDTVLELPLHLDVIHIGKPNDRIPPDLDISGFADSDIVSRIHADIRAEGDAYYIEDVGSSNGTYVNNLPLRPGDRHRLRAGDRISLGKGDRVTFLFQT, from the coding sequence ATGATTAACTGTCCGAATTGTGCTCACGCCAATCCAGATGGAACAACTCAGTGCGAGGCTTGTTACACACCCTTGCCTGAAACCATAGCTTGTCCCAACTGTCAGGCTGCTGTTTCTGCGGGAGCTGAGTATTGTGGTCAGTGCGGCTATGCCATGCAAAGTGCTAATCCCGCTAACCAACCTGTGCCTCAAACCATTGTGAACCCACCAGCGCCAGTTTCAGTCGCTGAAATACAGCACAATCCGGTGACTCCTGCTATGGTTCCACCACCGCCGATTGCAGTTATGCCCGATGCTACCTCAGCGCCACCCCCCTTTACTCCGCCTGCGACGGCTGCTAAAACTCAGTTACAGCAGTTTATGGCGCGGTTGCTCCATGTCCAAAGTGATACGGTGCTAGAATTGCCCCTCCACTTGGATGTCATCCACATCGGGAAGCCCAACGATCGCATTCCTCCAGATTTAGATATATCGGGTTTTGCAGATTCTGATATTGTGTCCCGTATTCACGCGGATATCCGGGCTGAGGGAGATGCCTACTATATAGAGGACGTAGGCAGTTCTAACGGTACCTATGTCAACAACTTGCCTCTGCGCCCTGGCGATCGCCATCGGTTACGGGCAGGCGATCGCATCTCGCTGGGTAAAGGTGATCGAGTCACCTTTCTGTTTCAGACGTAA
- a CDS encoding serine/threonine phosphatase: MLVCPQCQFESPDSNNFCQKCGTSLTQKTCPECGSSVPFDAKQCPSCSTTTATVWQAIVCGQTAAKAKTETDDVPTWGYLDAKQRYQLLEPWPAKSGSQQNVAVKVLDCQPFQMSILETLFYQVYSETESDAESGTKANSAATETAAEINTDAASEMWVDENQPITSAVTKTPTNPEADLEADPEDTAAIAIPAIAEPYLALQAEFYHTLPGVHDAWQQDQQSVLLLEDRSHLPLLADLWCESQISPLQILYWLREISEIWDVLAAWHCCQSLLELSNLRVDEDQVFCLQRLYGDLDGTSPTLQDLGKFWQELFDQSQRTQVASLALLLRDLQEASIQTTNQLRVRLQAIAQELQSAFTAPMMNPELSAPDFIDDASPENPADSVSPHTLAADPDSTLESTHSSPPNQLSTLTDLEDSSADDAPTVVLPMQLVSLEDAGRTDIGRQREHNEDYFGIHTKLHKIESPQGCTVQAKGLYILCDGMGGHAGGEVASALAANTLRDYFQALWLEPQSSVAEVERREQSLPTEAEIREAVRLANLALYDINQQNARSGSGRMGTTLVLVLIQGTTAVVAHVGDSRLYRLSRRQGLEQVTVDHEVGQREIQRGVEPDIAYARPDAYQLTQALGPRDENFINPDVQFLDLTEDTLLLLCSDGLSDHDLLETHWRSHLEPLLSSQANLERGVTQLIDLANQYNGHDNITAIAIRLRVRPNLAQLRQSAS, translated from the coding sequence ATGCTTGTTTGTCCCCAATGTCAGTTTGAAAGCCCCGATAGTAATAATTTCTGTCAGAAATGCGGTACTTCTCTAACTCAAAAAACTTGCCCTGAGTGTGGTAGCTCAGTTCCATTTGATGCCAAGCAATGCCCATCTTGCAGCACGACGACTGCAACTGTGTGGCAAGCGATCGTTTGCGGACAAACAGCAGCCAAAGCCAAAACCGAAACAGATGATGTCCCAACTTGGGGCTACCTAGATGCAAAACAGCGTTACCAACTGCTAGAGCCTTGGCCCGCTAAAAGTGGGTCGCAACAGAATGTGGCCGTGAAGGTACTAGACTGTCAACCGTTTCAGATGTCGATCTTGGAAACGCTGTTTTATCAGGTTTACAGTGAAACTGAGAGTGACGCTGAGAGTGGCACTAAGGCCAATTCCGCAGCGACTGAAACTGCTGCTGAAATCAATACCGACGCAGCTTCTGAGATGTGGGTAGACGAGAACCAGCCCATAACTAGCGCTGTCACGAAAACCCCAACGAATCCAGAAGCTGATCTAGAAGCTGATCCAGAAGACACAGCCGCGATCGCAATTCCGGCGATCGCCGAACCCTATCTAGCGCTACAAGCAGAGTTTTATCACACCCTGCCTGGAGTACATGACGCTTGGCAACAAGACCAGCAGTCTGTATTGCTGCTAGAAGATCGCTCTCACCTGCCGCTACTCGCTGATTTATGGTGTGAGAGCCAAATTTCGCCATTACAGATTTTGTATTGGCTGCGCGAGATTTCTGAGATTTGGGATGTCTTAGCAGCTTGGCATTGCTGTCAAAGCTTACTAGAACTGAGCAACTTGCGAGTCGATGAAGACCAAGTATTCTGTCTACAGCGCTTATACGGCGACCTTGACGGCACCTCTCCCACACTGCAAGATTTAGGCAAGTTCTGGCAGGAGTTGTTTGACCAATCGCAGCGCACTCAGGTCGCTTCATTAGCCCTTTTGTTGCGTGACTTGCAAGAAGCTAGTATTCAAACAACCAACCAGCTCCGTGTCCGCTTACAAGCGATCGCCCAAGAACTCCAAAGCGCCTTTACCGCACCTATGATGAATCCCGAATTGTCTGCTCCTGACTTCATAGATGATGCTAGCCCAGAGAACCCAGCGGATAGTGTTTCCCCTCACACCCTGGCAGCAGACCCAGATAGCACCTTAGAGAGTACTCACAGCAGCCCCCCCAACCAGCTGTCTACTCTAACAGACTTGGAAGACAGTAGTGCCGATGACGCACCCACCGTGGTCTTACCTATGCAACTAGTGAGCCTCGAAGATGCAGGCCGCACAGATATTGGTCGGCAACGAGAGCACAACGAAGACTATTTCGGCATTCATACCAAACTGCACAAAATTGAGAGTCCTCAAGGATGCACAGTGCAAGCGAAGGGGCTGTACATCCTATGTGATGGCATGGGGGGTCATGCTGGCGGTGAAGTTGCCAGTGCGCTAGCAGCCAATACATTACGAGATTATTTCCAAGCTCTTTGGCTAGAGCCACAAAGTTCAGTAGCAGAAGTGGAGCGACGAGAGCAATCACTACCGACAGAAGCAGAAATTCGAGAGGCCGTTCGTCTCGCCAACCTAGCTCTGTATGACATCAATCAACAAAATGCCCGCTCTGGCAGCGGTCGCATGGGAACCACCCTCGTTTTAGTTTTGATTCAAGGGACAACCGCAGTAGTTGCCCATGTCGGTGACAGTCGGCTCTATCGCTTGAGCCGCCGCCAAGGGTTAGAGCAGGTCACTGTTGACCATGAAGTCGGCCAACGAGAAATTCAACGAGGTGTTGAACCAGACATTGCCTATGCTCGCCCCGATGCTTATCAACTGACTCAAGCTTTAGGGCCACGAGATGAAAACTTTATTAATCCTGATGTGCAATTCCTTGACCTGACTGAAGATACCTTGCTGTTACTCTGCTCAGATGGTCTCTCAGACCATGATTTGCTAGAGACCCACTGGCGTAGTCACTTAGAGCCTCTACTCAGCTCTCAGGCCAACCTAGAGCGTGGGGTGACTCAGTTAATCGATCTAGCAAATCAATACAATGGGCACGACAATATTACGGCGATCGCTATTCGCCTCAGAGTACGGCCTAATCTTGCCCAACTACGCCAATCTGCTAGTTGA